One part of the Gossypium raimondii isolate GPD5lz chromosome 1, ASM2569854v1, whole genome shotgun sequence genome encodes these proteins:
- the LOC105772734 gene encoding synaptotagmin-2 isoform X1, with protein MGFVGTVLGIFGFGFGITAGLVIGYYFFIYIQPSDVADPEIRPLVEEDQETLQKMLPEIPFWVKNPDYDRLDWLNKFLEYMWPNLNKAICATVKGIVKPIIDEQIPQYKIDAVEFEALTLGSLPPTFQGMKIYVTEEKELIMEPSIKWAANANVTIAVKAYGLKATAQVVDLQVFALPRITLKPLVPSFPCFANIFVSLMDKPYVDFGLKVVGIDLMSVPILYRFVQEIIKDQVANMYHWPKTLEVQILDPAKAFDRPVGLLHVKVIRALKLQKKDLLGASDPYVKIKLTDSKLPSKQTTVKMKNLNPEWNEDFNFTVKDPLTQILKLHVIDWEQVSFHGSFFFHLVVTLNISCFAQIGKHDKMGMNEVPLKDLTPDEPKLMTLALVKKKDTNDAQNDKSRGQLVVELTYKPFKEEELPKTFQQTKTLLVRAPDNTPDGGGMLVVIVHEAEDVEGKHHNNPYVRILFRGEKRKTKKIRKTRDPRWEEEFTFMLDEPPINDKIHLEVYSSSSRIGLRRPKESLGFIDINLSNVVNNKRINERYHLIDSKNGRIQIELQWRTKD; from the exons ATGGGTTTTGTGGGTACTGTGTTGGGCATTTTTGGATTCGGATTTGGGATTACAGCGGGTCTTGTGATCGGTTATTACTTCTTCATCTACATCCAGCCTAGCGATGTCGCG GATCCAGAAATCCGACCTCTGGTCGAGGAAGATCAAGAGACATTACAAAAGATGCTTCCAGAGATACCATTCTGGGTAAAAAACCCAGACTACGATCGT CTTGACTGGCTAAACAAGTTTTTGGAGTATATGTGGCCTAATCTTAACAAG GCCATCTGCGCAACTGTCAAGGGCATTGTCAAACCCATAATTGATGAACAAATTCCACAATATAAAATTGATGCTGTTGAATTTGAAGCACTTACATTAGGATCTTTGCCGCCAACTTTCCAAG GTATGAAGATTTATGTCACGGAAGAGAAGGAGCTAATCATGGAACCATCAATAAAATGGGCAGCAAATGCCAATGTTACTATTGCTGTAAAAGCATATGGACTGAAGGCAACTGCTCAG GTTGTTGATTTGCAAGTGTTTGCTCTACCACGCATTACCTTGAAGCCTTTGGTCCCAAGCTTTCCATGTTTTGCAAACATCTTCGTCTCTTTGATGGATAAG CCTTATGTTGACTTTGGGCTGAAGGTTGTAGGGATTGATCTCATGTCAGTACCTATTCTCTACAGGTTTGTCCAG GAAATTATCAAAGATCAGGTAGCCAACATGTATCATTGGCCTAAAACTCTTGAAGTACAAATTCTGGATCCAGCAAA AGCTTTTGATCGACCTGTAGGACTTCTTCATGTGAAAGTTATAAGGGCGCTGAAACTACAAAAGAAAGATCTTTTGGGTGCATCAGACCCTTATGTGAAAATAAAGCTAACCGATAGTAAGCTTCCGTCTAAACAAACCACAGTGAAGATGAAGAACTTGAACCCTGAATGGAATGAGGATTTCAACTTTACAGTTAAAGATCCACTAACGCAGATCTTAAAACTTCATGTTATCGACTGGGAACAGGTAAGTTTTCATGG CTCTTTCTTTTTTCACCTTGTTGTTACCTTAAATATTAGTTGTTTTGCTCAGATTGGCAAGCATGACAAAATGGGTATGAATGAGGTTCCACTGAAAGATCTTACTCCAGATGAGCCAAAACTTATGACCCTTGCACtcgttaaaaaaaaagatacaaaCGATGCTCAAAACGACAAGTCTCGTGGGCAGCTTGTAGTGGAACTAACATATAAGCCCTTCAAAGAAGAAGAGCTACCGAAAACTTTCCAACAAACGAAAACATTGCTGGTTAGGGCTCCTGATAATACACCTGATGGTGGAGGTATGCTTGTAGTCATAGTCCATGAGGCAGAAGATGTCGAAGGAAAGCATCACAATAATCCGTATGTGCGTATTCTCTTTAGAGGCGAGAAGAGAAAGACTAAG AAAATAAGGAAAACCAGAGATCCAAGATGGGAAGAAGAGTTCACGTTTATGTTAGATGAACCCcctataaatgataaaattcattTGGAAGTTTACAGCAGTTCATCAAGGATAGGCCTGCGGCGCCCAAAG GAATCACTAGGTTTTATCGATATCAATCTCTCAAATGTTGTTAACAACAAAAGAATTAATGAGAGATACCATCTCATTGATTCTAAAAATGGACGGATTCAAATTGAGTTGCAGTGGAGAActaaagattaa
- the LOC128039806 gene encoding uncharacterized protein LOC128039806 gives MWRALRDFLPTDQVLFNRRIRTSAICPRCNTASESFLHVVVECNSVKEIWTGIGISWGSNLNLETFWQWFFHLVQHKEERIWEKVIIAIWAIWWARNKQVMEGISTTKQNSIAKILSMVDELRVLNEKLPVVKAVGSDCWRPPQVSWVKLNFDAAYKSQTKSSCSGFIIRNERGKVIGSGVTHHGNILDAFLAEAIACFQRLLFAKETGFTKVEVEGDSRTVIEKINQEGFDRAYLDSVITDIKSIGRTFHRIRFKHARREANRVAHFIAREGNSKSENTFWMEDISTAVRDMVIAEETRDTSQTND, from the coding sequence ATGTGGCGAGCTTTAAGAGACTTCTTGCCAACAGACCAAGTGCTCTTTAATCGGAGGATTAGAACTTCTGCAATTTGTCCTCGGTGTAATACGGCTTCAGAGTCTTTTCTACATGTGGTTGTAGAATGTAATAGTGTCAAAGAAATATGGACTGGGATAGGTATTTCCTGGGGTAGTAATCTGAATTTGGAGACTTTTTGGCAATGGTTTTTTCACCTAGTCCAACATAAGGAAGAGAGGATCTGGGAAAAGGTTATCATAGCGATTTGGGCAATCTGGTGGGCTCGTAACAAACAAGTGATGGAAGGTATTTCAACAACAAAGCAGAATTCAATAGCAAAAATCTTAAGTATGGTTGATGAATTGAGAGTGTTAAATGAGAAATTACCTGTAGTGAAGGCGGTGGGTTCAGACTGTTGGAGACCTCCTCAAGTTTCGTGGGTTAAACTGAATTTTGATGCAGCCTACAAAAGCCAAACGAAGAGTTCATGTTCGGGTTTTATTATTAGAAATGAAAGAGGAAAGGTAATTGGAAGTGGAGTTACTCACCATGGCAATATCTTAGATGCGTTCTTGGCAGAAGCTATAGCCTGCTTTCAAAGGCTTCTTTTTGCTAAAGAGACCGGGTTTACCAAAGTGGAGGTAGAAGGGGACTCTAGGACGGTAATTGAGAAAATCAACCAGGAAGGTTTTGATCGAGCATATTTGGATTCTGTCATTACAGATATCAAATCAATTGGGAGGACTTTTCATCGAATTAGATTCAAACATGCAAGAAGGGAAGCTAATCGGGTGGCGCATTTTATTGCAAGGGAGGGGAATAGCAAATCGGAAAATACCTTTTGGATGGAGGACATCTCGACGGCGGTGAGAGACATGGTGATTGCAGAGGAGACGAGAGATACTTCCCAAACAAATGACTGA
- the LOC105772734 gene encoding synaptotagmin-1 isoform X2 codes for MKIYVTEEKELIMEPSIKWAANANVTIAVKAYGLKATAQVVDLQVFALPRITLKPLVPSFPCFANIFVSLMDKPYVDFGLKVVGIDLMSVPILYRFVQEIIKDQVANMYHWPKTLEVQILDPAKAFDRPVGLLHVKVIRALKLQKKDLLGASDPYVKIKLTDSKLPSKQTTVKMKNLNPEWNEDFNFTVKDPLTQILKLHVIDWEQIGKHDKMGMNEVPLKDLTPDEPKLMTLALVKKKDTNDAQNDKSRGQLVVELTYKPFKEEELPKTFQQTKTLLVRAPDNTPDGGGMLVVIVHEAEDVEGKHHNNPYVRILFRGEKRKTKKIRKTRDPRWEEEFTFMLDEPPINDKIHLEVYSSSSRIGLRRPKESLGFIDINLSNVVNNKRINERYHLIDSKNGRIQIELQWRTKD; via the exons ATGAAGATTTATGTCACGGAAGAGAAGGAGCTAATCATGGAACCATCAATAAAATGGGCAGCAAATGCCAATGTTACTATTGCTGTAAAAGCATATGGACTGAAGGCAACTGCTCAG GTTGTTGATTTGCAAGTGTTTGCTCTACCACGCATTACCTTGAAGCCTTTGGTCCCAAGCTTTCCATGTTTTGCAAACATCTTCGTCTCTTTGATGGATAAG CCTTATGTTGACTTTGGGCTGAAGGTTGTAGGGATTGATCTCATGTCAGTACCTATTCTCTACAGGTTTGTCCAG GAAATTATCAAAGATCAGGTAGCCAACATGTATCATTGGCCTAAAACTCTTGAAGTACAAATTCTGGATCCAGCAAA AGCTTTTGATCGACCTGTAGGACTTCTTCATGTGAAAGTTATAAGGGCGCTGAAACTACAAAAGAAAGATCTTTTGGGTGCATCAGACCCTTATGTGAAAATAAAGCTAACCGATAGTAAGCTTCCGTCTAAACAAACCACAGTGAAGATGAAGAACTTGAACCCTGAATGGAATGAGGATTTCAACTTTACAGTTAAAGATCCACTAACGCAGATCTTAAAACTTCATGTTATCGACTGGGAACAG ATTGGCAAGCATGACAAAATGGGTATGAATGAGGTTCCACTGAAAGATCTTACTCCAGATGAGCCAAAACTTATGACCCTTGCACtcgttaaaaaaaaagatacaaaCGATGCTCAAAACGACAAGTCTCGTGGGCAGCTTGTAGTGGAACTAACATATAAGCCCTTCAAAGAAGAAGAGCTACCGAAAACTTTCCAACAAACGAAAACATTGCTGGTTAGGGCTCCTGATAATACACCTGATGGTGGAGGTATGCTTGTAGTCATAGTCCATGAGGCAGAAGATGTCGAAGGAAAGCATCACAATAATCCGTATGTGCGTATTCTCTTTAGAGGCGAGAAGAGAAAGACTAAG AAAATAAGGAAAACCAGAGATCCAAGATGGGAAGAAGAGTTCACGTTTATGTTAGATGAACCCcctataaatgataaaattcattTGGAAGTTTACAGCAGTTCATCAAGGATAGGCCTGCGGCGCCCAAAG GAATCACTAGGTTTTATCGATATCAATCTCTCAAATGTTGTTAACAACAAAAGAATTAATGAGAGATACCATCTCATTGATTCTAAAAATGGACGGATTCAAATTGAGTTGCAGTGGAGAActaaagattaa
- the LOC105772765 gene encoding peptidyl-prolyl cis-trans isomerase CYP21-1: MRREISILIQPRCLLLFISLSILLIFAFSGAKREEEKIVEEEHEITHRVYLDVDIDGQRVGRIVIGLYGEVVPKTVENFRALCTGEKGKGAKGKALHYKGTPFHRIISGFVVQGGDIIHGDGRGSESIYGGTFADENFKIKHSHAGVVSMANSGPDSNGSQFYITTVKASWLDGEHVVFGKVIQGMDIVYMIEGGAGTYSGKPRKKVIIADSGEIPKSKWDEET; encoded by the exons ATGCGTCGGGAGATCTCGATTTTGATACAGCCTCGGTGCCTTCTTCTCTTCATTTCTCTCTCAATTCTCCTCATTTTCGCTTTCTCAGGAGCCAAACGG GAGGAAGAGAAGATTGTAGAAGAAGAGCATGAAATCACTCACAGAGTATACTTGGATGTGGATATTGATGGCCAGCGTGTAG GTAGAATAGTTATTGGATTGTATGGCGAAGTTGTACCAAAAACTGttg AAAATTTCAGGGCTTTGTGTACAG GAGAGAAAGGCAAGGGTGCTAAGGGGAAAGCACTTCATTATAAGGGAACGCCATTCCATCGCATAATATCTGGATTCGTGGTTCAAGGCGGTGATATCATTCATGGTGATGGAAGAGGAAGTGAGTCTATATATGGTGGCACCTTCGCTGATGAGAACTTTAAGATAAAACATTCACATGCAG GTGTAGTTTCCATGGCTAATTCAGGACCTGATTCCAATGGCTCTCAGTTTTATATCACCACTGTCAAAGCCAGTTG GTTGGATGGAGAGCATGTTGTTTTCGGTAAGGTTATTCAAGGCATGGACATTGTGTATATGATCGAAGGCGGAGCCGGGACCTACAGTGGGAAACCTAGAAAGAAGGTGATAATCGCCGACTCCGGTGAGATACCAAAGAGCAAATGGGATGAGGAAACATGA